A single Comamonas sp. NLF-1-9 DNA region contains:
- the cyoE gene encoding heme o synthase, protein MDTTTLEVSRRSAAQVARDVISLFKLRIGVLIMITAVVGMAITPGPTMSWLQVTVLALSVLVASASAGAYNQYVEFESDRLMKRTARRAFATGALPHHPLWLVLMALMLATAVASAWVAFNGAAALYVFLGAFFYGVVYTLWLKRRTSMNIVIGGLAGSFAVLAGAAAVDPALGPLPWLLALVLFLWTPPHFWALAIANSQDYANAGVPMLPVVVGPERAARAVLVSTLALFLASVAPVFFGAGWIYGMGATLGGLHFVRKSWQLVRRPTERSAAMGAFFASLVQLSVLLVAACIDAWLR, encoded by the coding sequence ATGGATACCACGACGCTTGAAGTTTCCCGGCGCAGCGCGGCGCAGGTGGCGCGGGACGTCATCTCCCTGTTCAAGCTGCGCATCGGCGTGCTCATCATGATCACCGCGGTGGTGGGCATGGCGATCACGCCGGGGCCGACCATGAGCTGGCTGCAGGTGACGGTGCTCGCGTTGTCGGTGCTCGTGGCCTCGGCCAGCGCCGGGGCCTACAACCAGTACGTCGAGTTCGAGAGCGATCGGCTGATGAAGCGCACCGCAAGGCGCGCCTTTGCCACCGGTGCGCTGCCGCACCACCCGCTGTGGCTGGTGCTGATGGCGCTGATGCTGGCGACTGCGGTGGCCTCGGCCTGGGTCGCCTTCAATGGCGCAGCCGCGCTCTACGTGTTTTTGGGCGCGTTTTTCTACGGCGTCGTCTATACCCTGTGGCTCAAGCGCCGCACCTCGATGAACATCGTCATTGGCGGCCTGGCGGGCAGCTTTGCGGTGCTCGCCGGCGCGGCTGCGGTCGACCCGGCCCTAGGGCCGCTGCCCTGGCTGCTGGCGCTGGTGCTGTTCCTCTGGACGCCGCCGCATTTCTGGGCCCTGGCCATTGCCAACAGCCAGGACTACGCCAATGCCGGCGTGCCCATGCTGCCGGTGGTGGTCGGCCCCGAGCGGGCGGCCCGCGCGGTGCTGGTGAGCACTTTGGCGCTGTTCCTCGCTTCGGTCGCGCCGGTGTTCTTTGGCGCCGGCTGGATTTACGGCATGGGCGCCACGCTGGGCGGCCTGCACTTCGTGCGCAAGTCCTGGCAACTGGTGCGCCGGCCGACCGAGCGTTCGGCCGCCATGGGCGCGTTCTTCGCTTCGTTGGTGCAGCTGAGCGTGCTGCTGGTGGCGGCCTGCATCGACGCCTGGCTGCGCTGA
- a CDS encoding thioesterase family protein translates to MPTATTPDPFDAEFIALLRELFEEKIVFNRTLGLKVTQVAAGQARGRIAMRPELVGHFAYNRLHGGAISAALDAMGGLAIIAAMAARHADKTPEQRLQHFSRLGTIDLRVDYLRAAIGPWFELQAQVLRLGSRVASTRMECLGADGQLLATGAASYIVA, encoded by the coding sequence ATGCCGACTGCCACGACGCCCGACCCTTTCGATGCCGAATTCATCGCCCTGCTGCGCGAGCTGTTCGAAGAAAAAATCGTCTTCAACCGCACGCTTGGTCTGAAGGTGACGCAGGTGGCCGCCGGCCAGGCCCGGGGACGCATCGCGATGCGCCCCGAGCTCGTGGGCCACTTTGCCTACAACCGCCTGCACGGCGGCGCCATCAGCGCGGCCCTCGATGCCATGGGGGGCCTGGCGATCATCGCGGCCATGGCGGCGCGGCACGCCGACAAGACACCCGAGCAGCGCCTGCAGCATTTTTCCAGGCTGGGCACGATCGATCTGCGCGTGGACTACCTGCGGGCCGCGATAGGCCCGTGGTTCGAGCTGCAGGCCCAGGTGCTGCGCCTGGGCTCGCGCGTGGCCAGCACGCGCATGGAATGCCTGGGCGCCGACGGCCAGTTGCTGGCCACGGGCGCGGCTTCCTACATCGTGGCCTGA
- a CDS encoding cytochrome C oxidase subunit II — protein sequence MTAILPPSDRLWWKHPMDRQETIWIIISFIWCMVMFAMMVGWHFFGKQNLATETYKVDPAAFAERAEAFAKKYTVRTETEQEVPVVAPPEGSDVYMIGRLWNWWPILELEKGKTYKLHMTSMDYNHGFSLQPINLNIQVVPGYEHVIKVTPNESGTYAIVCNEFCGIGHHEMVGRLYVK from the coding sequence ATGACCGCAATCCTGCCTCCTTCAGACCGGCTGTGGTGGAAACACCCGATGGATCGCCAGGAGACCATCTGGATCATCATCTCCTTCATCTGGTGCATGGTGATGTTCGCCATGATGGTCGGCTGGCACTTCTTCGGCAAACAGAACCTGGCTACCGAAACCTACAAGGTCGATCCGGCCGCCTTTGCCGAGCGCGCCGAGGCCTTCGCCAAGAAGTACACCGTGCGTACCGAGACCGAACAGGAAGTTCCGGTGGTCGCGCCGCCCGAAGGCAGCGACGTCTACATGATCGGTCGCCTGTGGAACTGGTGGCCCATTCTCGAGCTGGAAAAGGGCAAGACCTACAAGCTGCACATGACCTCCATGGACTACAACCACGGCTTCTCGCTGCAGCCGATCAACCTGAACATCCAGGTCGTTCCGGGCTATGAGCACGTGATCAAGGTCACGCCCAACGAATCGGGCACCTACGCCATCGTTTGCAACGAATTCTGCGGCATCGGGCACCACGAGATGGTCGGTCGCCTGTACGTGAAGTAA
- a CDS encoding cbb3-type cytochrome c oxidase subunit I, which yields MNTTLLGRREPTRAAAPPMPARSGADYQLHIGQDARVRLARGWLWLALAALIGSGVFSVLLVASRTPGVNAWLPTANFFHVALVLHVDLSVMVWFVAMAGMLWSLYGRTNAQAAGWLGLWVTGAGTLAMALAPFVDPGEPVMSNYIPVLQSRLFLAGLVVFAAGTVLLVLRSLNTAPRLGLHYDGHGALHFGLSAAAVSAAVALLAFGWSWAVLQTDLDAKTYYEILFWGGGHALQFTWTLLMLVAWLWLASACGARVLLTPRVAVLLFLLALVGVFVTPYAYVSHNITSVEHRELLTWAMRLGGGPAIVPLGLAVVLGMATARLHDAALRPLRAALLSSIVLFAAGGVIGIFINGSNVRIPAHYHGCIVGVTLALMGAVYRVLPSMGYQAPQGRMATWQPWLYGIGQLMHIVGLVWSGGYGVQRKVAGSEQVLRSAAEVAGMGLMGLGGLVAIIGGLLFVVVVLQAMRAPARPAR from the coding sequence ATGAACACCACTCTGCTCGGCAGGCGCGAGCCCACGCGCGCCGCCGCCCCTCCGATGCCGGCGCGCAGCGGCGCCGACTACCAGTTGCACATTGGCCAGGACGCGCGCGTGCGCTTGGCGCGTGGCTGGCTCTGGCTGGCGCTGGCCGCGCTGATCGGCTCGGGCGTGTTCTCGGTGCTGCTCGTGGCATCGCGCACGCCTGGCGTGAATGCGTGGCTGCCGACGGCCAACTTCTTTCATGTGGCGCTGGTGCTGCATGTGGACTTGTCGGTCATGGTTTGGTTCGTTGCCATGGCCGGCATGCTCTGGAGCCTGTATGGGCGTACCAACGCGCAGGCTGCGGGCTGGCTGGGCCTGTGGGTGACGGGCGCGGGCACGCTGGCGATGGCGCTGGCGCCCTTTGTCGACCCGGGCGAGCCGGTGATGTCCAACTACATCCCGGTGCTGCAGTCGCGCCTGTTCCTGGCAGGACTCGTGGTGTTTGCCGCGGGCACCGTGCTGCTGGTGCTGCGCAGCTTGAACACCGCGCCGCGCCTTGGCCTGCACTACGACGGCCATGGCGCGCTGCACTTCGGCCTGAGCGCGGCGGCGGTTTCGGCCGCGGTGGCGCTGCTGGCGTTTGGCTGGTCCTGGGCGGTGCTGCAGACCGATCTGGACGCCAAGACCTACTACGAAATCCTGTTCTGGGGCGGCGGGCATGCGCTGCAGTTCACCTGGACGCTCTTGATGCTCGTGGCTTGGCTGTGGCTGGCCAGCGCCTGCGGCGCGCGCGTGCTGCTCACGCCGCGCGTGGCGGTGCTGCTCTTTCTGCTGGCGCTGGTCGGCGTGTTCGTCACGCCCTATGCCTATGTCTCGCACAACATCACCTCGGTCGAGCACCGGGAGCTGCTGACCTGGGCCATGCGCCTGGGCGGCGGGCCGGCCATCGTGCCGCTGGGGCTGGCCGTGGTGCTGGGCATGGCCACGGCCCGGCTGCACGACGCCGCCCTGAGGCCGCTGCGCGCGGCGCTGCTGTCTTCCATCGTGCTGTTTGCGGCCGGCGGCGTGATCGGCATCTTCATCAACGGCAGCAATGTGCGCATACCGGCGCACTATCACGGCTGCATCGTCGGCGTGACGCTGGCGCTGATGGGCGCGGTCTACCGCGTGCTGCCCTCCATGGGCTATCAGGCGCCGCAGGGGCGCATGGCAACCTGGCAGCCCTGGCTCTACGGCATCGGGCAGCTCATGCACATCGTCGGGCTGGTCTGGTCGGGCGGCTACGGGGTGCAGCGCAAGGTGGCGGGCAGCGAGCAGGTGCTGCGCAGCGCCGCCGAGGTGGCGGGCATGGGCCTGATGGGCCTGGGTGGCCTCGTCGCCATCATCGGTGGTTTGTTGTTCGTGGTGGT
- a CDS encoding 4Fe-4S binding protein has protein sequence MPAQATHTRGAAQAALSPRSARYAAPVRWLEHRFDAVFGAAANPLKHLGALAVWLLWILLATGVVLFVVLDTSAAGAHASIAGLAGLPLGLGLILRGLHRYSADALVLVLALHIAREWALGRYSHVRRPIWLTGVPLVLLVFASAIGGFWLNWDRLGQYSAVSTAEWLDALGLFGAPLARNFLSGQALGERLFTLFLFVHIGLPLMLMFGLWFHVQRLAHADWLPPRALSLGTLAVLVLLSLALPVTSQGAADLSSLPERLRMDWLILFIHPLLDATSPAFVWLLVFALLAALLLPPLLPARPRPAVAEVQPEHCSGCERCFDDCPYSAITMVAHASGKPGARMAQVDPDLCVGCGICAGSCPSSTPFRSIHELVTGIDMPQRSIDTLRGELLQGLAALPGPGKLVVFGCVEGATLRLQARDVVQVDLICAAMLPPSFVDYAVRAGATGVLIAGCREGACAYRLGQRWSAERLAGRREPRFKRPEGALAPGVVWADAGDEAAVHARLEELRRQAAGNTACKKEFAS, from the coding sequence GTGCCCGCCCAGGCAACCCACACCCGCGGCGCCGCGCAGGCCGCGCTGTCCCCCCGAAGCGCACGCTACGCCGCCCCGGTGCGCTGGCTGGAGCACCGGTTTGACGCGGTGTTCGGCGCGGCGGCCAATCCGCTCAAGCACCTGGGCGCGCTCGCGGTGTGGCTGCTGTGGATTCTGCTGGCCACGGGCGTGGTCTTGTTCGTGGTGCTGGACACGTCCGCGGCCGGCGCCCACGCCTCGATCGCCGGCCTGGCCGGGCTGCCCCTTGGCCTGGGCCTCATCCTGCGCGGCCTGCACCGCTACAGCGCCGATGCGCTGGTGCTGGTGCTGGCCTTGCACATTGCCCGCGAATGGGCGCTCGGGCGCTATAGCCATGTGCGCCGCCCCATCTGGCTCACCGGGGTGCCGCTGGTCTTGCTGGTTTTTGCCAGCGCGATAGGGGGCTTCTGGCTCAATTGGGACCGGCTTGGCCAGTACTCGGCCGTTTCCACCGCCGAATGGCTCGACGCGCTGGGCCTGTTCGGCGCGCCGCTGGCGCGCAATTTTCTCAGCGGGCAAGCCCTGGGCGAGCGCCTGTTCACGCTGTTTCTCTTCGTGCACATCGGACTGCCCCTGATGCTGATGTTCGGGCTGTGGTTTCACGTGCAGCGCCTGGCCCACGCGGACTGGCTGCCGCCGCGGGCGTTGTCCCTCGGGACTTTGGCGGTGCTGGTGCTGCTGTCGCTCGCGCTGCCGGTCACGAGCCAGGGCGCGGCGGATTTGTCTTCGCTGCCTGAACGGCTGCGCATGGACTGGTTGATCCTGTTCATTCATCCGCTGCTCGACGCGACCTCGCCCGCCTTCGTGTGGCTGCTGGTGTTTGCGCTGCTGGCGGCGCTGCTGCTGCCGCCCTTGCTGCCGGCGCGCCCGCGGCCGGCCGTGGCCGAGGTACAGCCCGAGCACTGCAGCGGCTGCGAGCGCTGCTTTGACGACTGCCCCTACTCGGCCATTACCATGGTGGCCCACGCCAGCGGCAAGCCGGGCGCGCGCATGGCCCAGGTCGACCCCGACCTGTGCGTCGGTTGCGGCATTTGCGCCGGCTCCTGCCCGTCTTCCACGCCGTTTCGCAGTATCCACGAACTGGTTACGGGCATAGACATGCCGCAGCGCAGCATCGATACACTTCGCGGCGAGCTTTTGCAAGGGCTTGCGGCGCTGCCCGGCCCGGGCAAACTGGTTGTCTTTGGCTGCGTTGAGGGCGCCACGTTGCGCCTTCAGGCCCGGGATGTGGTCCAGGTGGATCTGATCTGCGCGGCAATGCTGCCACCTTCCTTTGTCGATTACGCTGTACGCGCCGGAGCCACGGGCGTGCTGATCGCCGGCTGCCGCGAAGGCGCATGCGCCTATCGCCTGGGCCAGCGCTGGAGCGCCGAGCGCCTTGCCGGCCGGCGCGAGCCCCGCTTCAAGCGCCCCGAGGGCGCGCTGGCGCCGGGCGTCGTCTGGGCAGACGCCGGCGACGAGGCGGCAGTGCATGCGCGGCTCGAAGAATTGCGCCGGCAGGCGGCCGGCAACACGGCTTGTAAGAAGGAGTTTGCTTCATGA
- a CDS encoding cbb3-type cytochrome c oxidase subunit I, giving the protein MTVSTTYRTCPRSGLQFEDQAEKLIKANAFTAIVALLVGGILALGVVLTRWPAVHLLAADTFYMVLTAHGLDMLIYWMIFFEVAVMYFAASTLLRCRIATPKIAWLGYWLMLIGAVVNNIAVFQGESSVMMTSYVPMMAHWSFYLGLVVFAVGALIACAVFFGTLVVAKREKTYEGSIPLVTFGAMTAAIIAVFTLLSGAIILVPTLFLSWGLVQNVDPLAYRVIWWALGHSSQQINVATHISIWYAVAAIVLGAKPMSERVSRGAFLLYILFLQLASAHHILADPGVSTEWKIVNTSYFMYFAVLASMIHALSVPGAMEVAQRAKGFNKGLFEWLRKAPWGNPVFSSIFISLVGFGFLGGITGVMMGTEQLNLLIHNTIYVPGHFHATVVIGTTMTFMGLTYFLVPVLFRREIINPGLARLQPFLFGFAMYAFTIVMMGAGTLGVSRRHWDMAFNGNALAYEWPGAAYLMMGLVGITGVIAIIGGAVFIYLVVGSLLWGKRLDGGKVSNTFTFLNRAAPSAPLQTYGSAGFVAPGTFVLTMIFLLTFILYYFVNWKYLGQLWGLS; this is encoded by the coding sequence ATGACCGTCTCTACCACCTACCGTACCTGCCCGCGCTCTGGTCTGCAGTTTGAAGACCAGGCCGAAAAACTCATCAAGGCCAACGCCTTTACCGCCATCGTCGCGCTGCTCGTGGGCGGCATCCTGGCGCTGGGCGTGGTGCTCACGCGCTGGCCGGCGGTGCATCTGCTGGCGGCCGACACCTTCTACATGGTGCTCACCGCCCACGGCCTGGACATGCTCATCTACTGGATGATCTTCTTCGAGGTCGCGGTGATGTACTTTGCCGCATCCACGCTGTTGCGTTGCCGCATCGCCACGCCGAAGATCGCCTGGCTGGGCTATTGGCTCATGCTGATTGGCGCCGTGGTCAACAACATCGCCGTGTTCCAGGGGGAATCCAGCGTGATGATGACCTCCTACGTGCCCATGATGGCCCACTGGTCCTTCTATCTGGGCCTGGTGGTGTTCGCCGTCGGCGCACTGATCGCCTGTGCGGTGTTCTTCGGCACGCTGGTTGTCGCCAAGCGCGAGAAGACCTATGAGGGCTCCATTCCGCTGGTGACCTTCGGCGCCATGACGGCCGCGATCATCGCCGTGTTCACGTTGCTGTCGGGCGCGATCATCCTGGTGCCGACGCTGTTCCTGTCCTGGGGCCTGGTGCAAAACGTCGACCCGCTCGCCTACCGCGTGATCTGGTGGGCGCTGGGCCACTCGTCGCAGCAAATCAACGTCGCCACGCACATCTCTATCTGGTATGCGGTCGCCGCCATCGTGCTGGGCGCCAAGCCCATGTCCGAGCGCGTGAGCCGCGGCGCCTTCCTGCTCTACATCCTGTTCCTGCAACTGGCCAGCGCCCACCACATCCTCGCCGATCCGGGCGTGAGCACCGAGTGGAAGATCGTCAACACCAGCTACTTCATGTACTTTGCCGTGCTGGCCTCGATGATCCACGCGCTGTCGGTGCCCGGTGCCATGGAAGTGGCCCAGCGCGCCAAGGGCTTCAACAAGGGTCTGTTCGAGTGGCTGCGCAAGGCGCCCTGGGGCAATCCGGTGTTCTCCAGCATCTTCATCTCGCTCGTGGGCTTCGGCTTCCTGGGCGGCATCACTGGCGTGATGATGGGCACGGAGCAGCTCAACCTGCTGATCCACAACACCATCTACGTGCCCGGCCACTTCCACGCCACCGTGGTGATAGGCACCACCATGACCTTCATGGGCCTGACCTACTTCCTCGTGCCGGTGCTGTTCCGCCGCGAGATCATCAACCCGGGTCTGGCGCGGCTGCAGCCCTTCCTGTTCGGTTTCGCGATGTACGCCTTCACCATCGTCATGATGGGCGCGGGAACCCTGGGTGTGTCGCGCCGCCACTGGGACATGGCCTTCAACGGCAATGCGCTGGCCTATGAATGGCCGGGTGCGGCCTACCTGATGATGGGCCTGGTCGGCATCACCGGCGTGATCGCGATCATCGGCGGTGCGGTCTTCATCTACCTCGTGGTGGGCTCGCTCCTGTGGGGCAAGCGGCTCGATGGCGGCAAGGTGAGCAACACCTTCACCTTCCTGAACCGCGCCGCGCCCAGCGCTCCGCTGCAAACCTATGGCTCGGCCGGCTTCGTGGCCCCCGGCACCTTCGTGCTGACCATGATCTTCCTGCTGACCTTCATCCTGTACTACTTCGTCAACTGGAAGTATCTCGGACAGCTCTGGGGGCTTAGCTGA
- a CDS encoding branched-chain amino acid ABC transporter permease, which translates to MQFVQLLISGVAQGCIYGLIALGFVLIYKATEIVSFAQGEFMMVGAFIGVAAMSFLGFPFWLAVIAAMAAMGLLGLLLERVVIRPVLGQPAFSIVMLTIGIGYLLRGLVTMIPGMGTETHTLEVPYKDATLQWGSLVVGSEQIAVILTTVLLCALLFAMFRYTRLGVAMQAASQNQLAAYYMGIPVQRINGMVWALAGMVAAIAGLLLAPITFVHANMGFIGLKAFPAAVVGGFGSLPGAIVGGLVIGSIESLSGFYLPEGFKDVAAYVVVLIMLMVRPNGLFGERLVKKV; encoded by the coding sequence GTGCAATTTGTCCAACTTCTGATCAGCGGTGTAGCCCAGGGCTGCATCTACGGACTGATCGCGCTGGGCTTCGTCCTGATCTACAAGGCCACCGAGATCGTCAGTTTTGCCCAGGGCGAATTCATGATGGTCGGCGCCTTCATCGGCGTGGCCGCGATGTCCTTCCTGGGCTTTCCCTTCTGGCTCGCGGTGATCGCCGCGATGGCGGCCATGGGACTGCTGGGCCTGCTGCTCGAGCGTGTGGTGATACGCCCGGTGCTGGGCCAGCCCGCGTTTTCCATCGTGATGCTGACCATAGGCATAGGTTATCTGCTGCGCGGCCTGGTCACGATGATTCCGGGCATGGGCACAGAGACGCACACGCTGGAGGTGCCCTACAAGGACGCGACGCTGCAATGGGGCAGCCTGGTGGTGGGCTCCGAGCAGATCGCGGTGATCCTCACCACGGTGCTGCTGTGCGCCTTGCTGTTCGCGATGTTTCGCTACACCCGCCTGGGCGTGGCGATGCAGGCGGCCTCGCAGAACCAGCTCGCGGCCTACTACATGGGCATACCGGTGCAGCGCATCAACGGCATGGTCTGGGCGCTGGCCGGCATGGTGGCGGCGATCGCCGGCCTGCTGCTTGCGCCCATCACCTTCGTGCATGCCAACATGGGCTTCATCGGGCTGAAGGCCTTTCCGGCCGCGGTGGTCGGCGGCTTCGGCAGCCTGCCCGGGGCCATCGTCGGCGGGCTGGTGATTGGCAGCATCGAGTCGCTCTCGGGCTTTTACCTGCCCGAGGGCTTCAAGGACGTGGCCGCCTACGTCGTGGTGCTCATCATGCTGATGGTCAGGCCCAACGGCTTGTTCGGCGAGCGCCTGGTCAAGAAGGTCTAG
- a CDS encoding acyl-CoA thioesterase — MPQPDTTPATTLPQDKELVLKVIPLPSDTNSNGDIFGGWVMSQVDLAGSVLSARVACGRIATVAVNEFVFKQPVRVGDLLSFYSSVLRVGRTSITVQVEVFAERIRAQGQYLKVTEARLSYVAIDEQGRPRPIQPEK, encoded by the coding sequence ATGCCACAGCCCGACACCACGCCCGCCACCACGCTGCCCCAGGACAAGGAACTGGTGCTCAAGGTCATCCCCCTGCCCAGCGACACCAACAGCAACGGCGACATCTTTGGCGGCTGGGTGATGTCGCAGGTCGACCTGGCCGGCTCGGTGTTGAGCGCACGCGTTGCCTGCGGGCGCATTGCCACCGTGGCTGTCAATGAATTCGTGTTCAAGCAGCCGGTACGCGTGGGTGACCTGCTCTCTTTTTATTCTTCAGTACTGCGTGTCGGGCGCACTTCGATCACCGTGCAGGTCGAGGTGTTTGCCGAGCGCATCCGCGCCCAGGGCCAGTACCTGAAGGTGACCGAGGCGCGCCTGAGCTACGTGGCCATCGACGAGCAGGGCCGCCCGCGCCCCATCCAGCCCGAGAAGTAA
- a CDS encoding heme A synthase gives MDATLSPARPPAGVPARRWLRRLAWLCAAMVLAITSLSAFVRLVNTGIGCEPWPACYGQRQLARAQAPSAHLATQPGASDAAIAVARTAHRIIASSSLVVVLALLALAVRQRWRPEAALAGGLLALALFLAVLGAATRSSLLPAVTLGNLLAGFAMLVLAVLLARRPAPGAVAPPLARWAWVALALCFVQLALGGLVSSGHAGLSCPALGSCDVSSGTWRTLNPWFVPVAGTAPDHAGGAIAHLLHRAAGLALSGFLVIMAWRAWRMARKAAALALVALPLLQVGLGLGIIAQQLPLAGTWAHNLLAALLVALLAALASSTAQRPR, from the coding sequence ATGGACGCAACGCTCTCCCCTGCCCGCCCACCTGCCGGCGTGCCCGCGCGCCGCTGGCTGCGCCGCCTCGCCTGGCTGTGCGCCGCAATGGTGCTGGCGATCACCAGCCTGTCGGCCTTCGTGCGGCTGGTGAACACCGGCATTGGTTGCGAGCCCTGGCCCGCCTGCTACGGGCAGCGGCAACTGGCGCGCGCGCAAGCGCCCAGCGCCCATCTGGCGACGCAGCCCGGCGCCAGCGATGCGGCCATCGCCGTGGCGCGCACCGCGCACCGCATCATTGCCTCGAGCAGCCTGGTGGTGGTGCTGGCGCTGCTGGCACTGGCGGTGCGCCAGCGCTGGCGCCCCGAGGCGGCGCTGGCCGGCGGCCTGCTGGCGCTGGCACTGTTTCTGGCCGTGCTGGGCGCGGCCACGCGCAGTTCGCTGCTGCCGGCGGTCACGCTGGGCAACCTGCTCGCAGGCTTTGCCATGCTGGTGCTGGCGGTGCTCCTGGCGCGGCGCCCCGCACCCGGCGCCGTCGCGCCGCCGCTGGCGCGCTGGGCCTGGGTGGCGCTGGCGCTGTGCTTCGTGCAACTGGCCCTGGGCGGCCTGGTCAGCAGCGGTCACGCCGGCCTGTCCTGCCCGGCGCTGGGAAGCTGCGACGTCTCGAGCGGCACCTGGCGCACGCTCAACCCCTGGTTCGTGCCGGTGGCAGGCACCGCGCCCGACCACGCGGGCGGCGCGATTGCGCATCTGCTGCACCGCGCCGCCGGCCTGGCCTTGTCGGGCTTTCTGGTCATCATGGCCTGGCGCGCGTGGCGCATGGCGCGCAAGGCGGCGGCGCTCGCGCTGGTGGCGCTGCCACTGCTGCAGGTTGGCTTGGGGCTGGGCATCATTGCGCAGCAGCTGCCGCTTGCCGGCACCTGGGCGCACAACCTGCTGGCCGCGCTGCTGGTGGCGCTGCTTGCAGCCCTGGCCAGCAGCACGGCGCAGCGCCCGCGATGA
- a CDS encoding SCO family protein, with product MAARLLPRSPWHSRWWRTLALVACALAIASPASAQERSGLDVDRALTVSQEAIGRQIGEHILLDREGKPVLLSSYRGKPLLVSFIYTGCFVICPTTTRSLQSAVNELEKAVGPNQFNVVSVGFNQPEDSPQALKAFARQNGIHNANWNFLSPPMATVGALAKDFGFIFAATPAGFDHVLQVSVLDAQGRIVHQVYGEKLAAGDLGEPLKMLLNGDTYHPSNSFLSNLVDRVRILCTVYDPRTGGYKVDYTLPLQIGGGVTFFVLMMVFFFNEWRASRARRKRERGAD from the coding sequence GTGGCAGCCCGTCTTTTGCCGCGCAGCCCATGGCACTCGCGCTGGTGGCGAACGCTCGCGCTGGTGGCGTGCGCGCTCGCGATCGCCTCGCCCGCCTCTGCGCAAGAGCGCTCGGGGCTTGACGTCGACCGGGCCCTGACGGTGAGCCAGGAGGCCATAGGGCGCCAGATTGGCGAGCACATCCTGCTGGACCGCGAGGGCAAGCCGGTGCTGCTCTCGTCCTACCGCGGCAAGCCGTTGCTGGTGAGCTTCATCTATACCGGCTGCTTCGTGATCTGTCCGACGACGACGCGTTCGCTGCAAAGCGCGGTGAACGAGCTGGAGAAGGCCGTCGGACCCAACCAGTTCAACGTGGTCAGCGTGGGCTTCAATCAGCCCGAGGACAGCCCGCAGGCGCTCAAGGCCTTTGCGCGGCAAAACGGCATCCACAACGCCAACTGGAACTTCCTGAGTCCGCCCATGGCCACGGTGGGCGCGCTGGCCAAGGACTTCGGCTTCATCTTTGCCGCCACGCCTGCGGGTTTTGACCACGTGCTGCAGGTGTCGGTTCTCGACGCCCAGGGGCGCATCGTGCACCAGGTCTATGGCGAGAAGCTGGCCGCTGGCGACTTGGGCGAGCCGCTGAAGATGCTGCTCAACGGCGACACCTACCACCCGTCCAACAGCTTCCTGTCCAACCTGGTGGACCGGGTGCGCATCCTGTGCACCGTCTACGACCCGCGCACCGGCGGCTACAAGGTGGACTACACGCTGCCGCTGCAGATCGGCGGCGGCGTGACCTTCTTCGTCTTGATGATGGTGTTCTTCTTCAATGAATGGCGCGCCAGCAGGGCGCGCCGCAAACGGGAGCGCGGCGCCGACTGA